The Sphingobacterium lactis sequence TCTTGTCTCTTTTCAAGTTTGATTTTTGATTCCGTTCTCCAGATGTTATTTTCCAGATTCTTTTTTTTCTTGAACAAGTCCATTGTGGTCATCCCACGAAGCGCCTTAAGCTTTTTGTACTGGCTAAAGACCTCATGGTGGCCCAGTACGGATTTATTTTTATTGTAATGTTCCAGTTCCTTAAAAATCCGGTGATTATTTATAAAATTATCGACCAATCGGCTGACTGATCGTAGCTGGTCCTCGTGGGTTCCTGCAGTAAGATTGTCATATTCGGATACGCAAATAGTGTACGCAGTTATTTTATCCGATATCAGCAGCTTTAATTCCGGCGGGCATTCAGGATCCGCGAGAAATGGCCATTGATTTCTCAATCGGTAATCCTCTTTTTGCGGTTGTGAAGCAATCTTCTTTTGCTCGACAGAAAAAGTCAGTGGTAAACCGGCTGCCTTCAGCAGTGATATCCGGATGGTCTGCAGGTGGCGTTCCGGCCTCTTTGAGATCAGCCGGGAAACGGCGCTATTAGCATCTACATAATCCATAAATAAGCGAAGGCCGACCTCAGGGTCGGCTCCGCCTAATAACCAATTATGAACAAGATTTTTAACTTCCATTCCATGTCCTGGTTCTGCCGGTATCGATATGGACAAACGTTTTGTAATACCCGATTCCGCCTGATTTCTTATTGCGTTTTACGGTTTGCTTCCATCCTTTGATGTTTCCATTCAGTGGGTAAGTGTCCAGCGCATTCCCTAATTGGTGCTCACTCGAAGTGGCTCCATTTACCGACTTGTTGTAAGCTGATGACCGATAGCTGGAGGAAATTCTTACAGCAGAACCAAATTCGGTTCGGTATAGCTGGAGCTCGGCTATGATATTGGCATTTATCCTGGTGAATGTATTCGCCTTGTTTTTGGTTAGAAATTCATGCAGCTTGAAATTTTCGGTCAATTGAAAATTTGGAGCACTCGCATTGAATTCCAGATAATCCCCATCCGTCTTGATGCCATGCTGAACAGCTGCTGCTAGAATGGCTATAACCATTCCCTTCTTAGAGCTCATAACGGGAAGGGTTTGGGAAGGCTTCTTCCAAATGTTCTTTAATGGAAATCCAGCCTTTCGAATTACTATTTAAAAATTTACGTTCCTTGAATACATTATCCAAAACGTTCTTCGGAATGTCTGCCCGGTAAGCAGATGCCAACAATGAATCATTCGCATCTCCGGATAGGATTAATGGTCTCGCATCCGGATAAAGCTCATTGAAATACAAGGATTCAATGGGATAACCGTTTTCCAGGCAATTGTATTTTTCAATGATTTCCAGCAATTTATCCGCGTTGAATAACATTGGTGTATGCGTTCCGTATCTCACGCTCGGCAGCGAGTTGGCAGCCAATGCCTTGGCGGCGCGTAAATTATTCTGTGCATACAAGGATGTGCCGGTTCCTGTCTTATTCAGGTCATCACGGAATGCTTTTAGGATCCCAATGTCCTCGGGATACGTTGGAGCCAGTAGGAATATGTCGTCATTGGATAGGATGAAATTACCCGAAATAATTCCCGAGCTGATGGCAGTGAAAATTTTATGGTTCACATCGGCCTGTGGGTTCCGGATCATAGCGGGAGCTGGGCAATTGCATACCTCCTTGACCAAATGTTGTTCATGCGGGATATAAGTGATCTCAGGTGAGAACCAATCCTCCTGATCGCCAATAATGACAACCTCGAATGGCATCTTTAAATTTTGTTGCAAAGCGCGCAGTGCAATTTTTAATTCGTCACCGGCAGCTTCCGATTTGAGGTAGGGAATAAGTACCTGGATTGGCTGAACATCGTTTCGTTCCTGATTTTCAGTTTCCTGGTCATCACCTGCAACCTCGATAAATCCATTGATGCTATAGGTGTCATCTTCCTCTTTTACAATTAATTCAGATTTGAGGAGTGAGGTTAAAGTGCCAATTACGGTTCGCTTAGCTAAGCCGGTACTGGTAACCAGAGATTCAATTGAATTGTGGCCATTTTTAAGGCCGTCAATCACTTTATTTTGATTTTCGGTAAGTTGTGTCATTAGATTGGTATTATAGGTTTAAATAAAGGCACAGGTTGCCCTGTGCCTCTTTATTAAATTCCTCCAGATGCTGACCCTGTTGTGTCAGGGGCTAATGCTGGATTTGCCCCCTGGTAGAAGCCGGCAACAAATTGCCCCCTGATTTTCTGTGCAAAATTGAAGGTAGATTTGTTGGCCTCGTTATTTCGCTGATTTTCCAAGCCAAAATACAGGGGATTACATTGCCACCCATGCACCATTTTACCTTTACCATCACCACATTCATCCGTAATCGCGATAAATGGTTGACCGATCCATTTCTGCTTGAATTCTTCGATCTCCAGGTAGTTTCCTGGATGGGTAAAGGTTAAAGTTTGAATGAATCCCTCTTCATCAGTTTCCCCTTCTAAATTATCGGGTCTGGAAATTGAGGAAGAAGTGGCATATAAGCCAATTGCCGTTGCTGCAGCTTTCATTGTAATATCACCGGTTACCAATACATCCTCAATTCCTCGCGTTGGGAATGTAGCGATATCATCATAGGGAATGAGGATGATCTGAGAATTTACTGGCTTGGGAGCACCGGATTTCTTCTTTAGTGAAACTCTTTGATATGGCATTTTTTTAAGATTTAAAAATGATCGATTTGTTAAATAGGGCAGTCTAGGACTGCCCAGAGATTATGGTTGATTAATAAATGTTAGATACCACCGGCACCACCAGCCGATGCTGGCTCTTCTACAGGTGCACTTCCATCAGGAAATTGATTGGATGGTCTAAGTCCAGCTTGCGGGTCGTATCCAGCAGGCACGTAAGCAAATACGGCCTCAGCAATCTGGAAGCCTACGCCTAACCAAAATTCCCCAAACAAACGAACTTCATAATCGTGCTTCTGAACGTCGTTGATTACGTTTGGAACTTCATTCTTGTGACGTAACTTCACCATGTTTCCATCTGGAGTAGAGAAGACAATCGGAGACCCTGACATACCATCCAGAGCAACTAAAGTATTGACTGAATAATCAATTTTCGCTGTACCGAAATCACCATCTTGCCCACTGTTTTGACCCCAGACCTTCTTGTAGGACCGTTGGTATTTTCGGTAGACCTCAGGTGATACATAGATGTTCATCTTCTTGTTCTTGTACAATGGCGTCAATTTGTCCACAAATGATTCGAAGAACGCTAGGATTTGTTCAGCAGTAGCTGTGTCCCAGTTGATCGTTGCATCGGTGAAATTGACCTTGGAGGCTGCGCCCAAAGCTTTTTGGCTAACCAAAATAGTCTCGATTCCATCCATGCTGTCCTCAGGATCAGTTGGCGTATTGGGGTCTGCGTTCTCCACATATTTTCCCTTAAAGATCATTCTCAATTCAATGTCATCAAGGATCTGTGGATAGATCAATTGTTCCCAGATGTATTTTGTGATAGGCATCTGATCCGGAGATAACCGCTCATCGTACAGATGGAATAGGTAGGAATCAAGAACTTCAGCAGGAATGATAGGAACATTGATCTTGTGCCTACGGTTCTTTATCACTAAAGGCGTGAATTTTGTGTTTCCTTTAGGTGTCCACTTCGGTGTGAATTGTTGTACCACCGAATTGATCTGTGCCTGTACTGCTCTATGTTCGGTTACAGCAGGGACTGATTTGAAATATTTTGAGGAAGTAAAGCCATTGAATAATTGACGGACAATTTCAAGGTTATTTCCATTCATGCTCAAATAGGTCCCAAATTCCTGGCGAACGGCATCCACATCCATAGTTTTGCCCTGTGCCGAGATCATGGATCCTGTGGCTAGGAATCCAAATGCTGCAGCATAATGTCCCGCTTTACGCAGAACGGACATTACCTTAGGAACACCTGCTTTACCTTGGAATTCATTAGTTTCTGGATTTGGAATTTCCTCAGCGGAGGCCATCAATGCCTCGATTAGACTGTCTTTCCTCTTGTTCTCAGCAATCGATGCTTCCAGTTGAGCGGCAATGCCATTGGTTGCTTCTTCCGCCTCAGGAGCGAAAAAAGCCTTCATTGCTTCGTGAATTGCCTTGGCATGATCTTGCGGATTTTCTGCTGCCAAACCTTCCTTAAACTTTGCCAGAACATTTTCACCATAAGCTAACTTGATGGTTTCTTCCTGTTCCGCGGTAAGTTTGTTTTCAGCAATAGAAGTGATTCCTAAAGCTGTTAATACTAGGGTTTTAATTTTATTCCAATTCATTTTTTAAATAGGATTAGGTTGATAAATTTTAATTTTTTGGAGCCCAGGATTGTACCGAGGCATAGTCAATTGCATCTTTAAGGGTTCCGATTTTATCCGCTAAGCCGATGCGCACGGATTGTTCGCCGGCATAGGTTGCTCCTGATAGGATTCCAGGCGTATCCAATACAAGGGCATTCCCACGATTCGCTTTTACGGCATTTTGAAATTTAAGGGCCATTGGGTTGAGCATCTCCTCCCTGATCTGGGCATAGTCTCCCTTCATTACCTTCTGAAAGGCAAGGTTCTTATCACCGGACGGATCCGCATAAATCTCATGGAATTTGGCGCCCTGTTTTTCGTAATAAGGGATCATGTCCAGGAAGGATAGCATAACGCCTATAGAGCCGAATATGGAGGAAACATCATTATTGCAGTAGATATGATCACATGCAGAGGCCACCCAGTAGGCAGCGGAACATGCTGCATCACAATGCGCAACAATTGGTTTGCCCAATGATTTCACAAACTGAATTGCATCCAATAGGGGTGGAACGGCATTTACAGCTCCTCCTCCGGAATCGATATCCAGGACGATTGCCGAAACGTTTTCTTTGCTCGCAAAATATTTTATGTAGCTGGCAATTTCTACCATGCCGTACGTGCAGAGGGTTCCGTATTTGAGCATGGTGCCCTTCACCGGGAGAACGATTACCTTGGATCCTTCATCGCCGATATCCTCAGCATTATGTTCCTCGTCATCTTCGTAGGCCATGATGCTTATGTTATCCAGGGTTTGGAAATTGTTCTGGAACACATTGTTGGAATTAACGATCCCTTGAATCTGAGGACCCATGCCCATGGCAAGTTCCGGTCGGAGCATGAATTGCCCGCGAAGAATCGCATCGATCAGGTGATGTTGCCAGTTTGCTTCAATTTTTCTTTGCATGCTAAATTTCTTTACTGCAAAGGTGGATTTATGCGGTAGGGTGGGAAAGGACGATTTTGCAAATAAAATAGCCGCTCCAGTTAATTGGAACGGCCATTGGTAAATGTTTGAATGAAAATGTTTAAGCTATTGGATTAAGTCTGAATGGTGGTGTATTGGTCTTATGGCTGAAATCAAACTTGGTGATCCCAAGGTCGACCCTGATCCTTGATAGCACCGGGATGTACGGCGTACCTATGATCCATTCTTCTCCATTGCATAGCCTAATTTTAAGCAAGGATTCTGCCAGCGGCGAGATGGTACCGGTTAAACGTGCATTTACCGATACGCTGTAATATGCATATTGATCATTTCGATTGTGAGTATACTCCATTTCTCCAGATGCCGGTGTCATGGGGAGCTTGATCCATTCTTTAACTTCAATATTAACCAAGCCATTTCCAAGGTCAATAAATGACTTGATATATTGGGTGGGTGAATAATGGATGGATTCTATTATTTTGGGTGCCATATTATTGATATTGTTGGATTTCGAGAATTGTCTTCGATATAATGTTGTTCTGGATCTGAACCCTCCGTGCCAAACGGTTTACCATGGTTTGCAGCTGTTTTTCTTCCGCTCGATACGTGCGTTTCTTCAATTGCTCGATCTCACCGATTCTACTGATCAGTTTCCTTGACAAAATAAAATTGGTAATGACATCCTTCTGTTTTAGGCCTAAATTTTTACCCACAAAATAATACTGGATGAAATCCTGGTTAAACGTTGCGATCAGAAAATCATTGATCTTCCGCTGATCATCCGGATGGATAAAGCTGAATCGCGTAAATAGGCTGGGTAATGCGGAGGTTCGTGGCAGCCGGAAAAATACCGCTCTATCCGGATTGATCTTCTGTTCAACAGGGAAGTCTGCTTGGCGGACCATCGAACAGATAAAGCGTCCCAGTTCCGTATCGCGGAAGATGGAAAATGCTCCATTTTCCATCGCAAATTTGGAGTTTAGATACTCACGATGCATCTCATCTTGTATGTGGCAAACGACGTTCATAACACCTTGAAATTGGTATTATCAAAATTACCGATTTTTCGCTCAAAATGCGAATTTAATGTATTGAAAAATAGTAGTATTATGTAGTTTATTTAAACATATAATTCGCTTTAAATACGAATTGCGTGGGAGAGATTATTCTGGGGCAACTTCTGATCAAATATACATTGAATTAAGTTGCGAGTCAAAAAATAGCGTATTTTTTTGTAATTCTGTAATTTTGTAATTCACCTCTGATAATCAATAAGTTACACCATTACATTTTCCAATTACATCAATTACATTTTTATATTCAATTTGTAATTGGTGGGAACTCATTACAAAAATTACAAAAATTTGTAATTTGAAGATTTTCATTACAAATTTTTGTAATGAGGTATTCCGCTTATAATCAACCCTTTATCTTATTGTATTTTCTGTAATTACAAAATTACAGAATTTTAAAGGTTAATATATATAAGAGGTTAAAGGAGAATCTGCCGGACAGGGCGGGAGGGAAGCTATGGAGTGACCGGCAATACTGCGCCGGTCACGATTTTGCGCTGCTTCGCGAGCGCTGGTAAACACAATGGAGAGAAGGCGGGGTGACAGTTGGGGAATAAAAAAAGCTGCTTATTCAGCAGCTTGTATTTGGGTGATAGCTTTATTCAGCTCTTCGATAATAGCGGTCTTATCAGCATCGGTTATTTTGTTCCGATTGTTACCGGCCAACTTCTTGTTTAGGTGAAATGAATCGAAAAAAGCAAGGGAGATAACATCATTGTTACCTCCCTTGGGCATGCCGCCCGCTTGCACAGACGATATGGCGCAAATTTAATGAAAATTTTCATTGTTTATTTAAGCGGCTATTTTTAATAGTTCTTCACCTTGGCATTCAGCCCAAGCCTGGACCACATGTGGAACTACGCTGTTACCAATAAATTTCTTCTGGTCCGATTGATTACCATACAACTTATAATCTTCCGGGAAACCTTGTATGAGCTTCAATTCTGAAACTTTAAGCATTCGCATCCGGATATCTGATATTCCGTACATGGCCATGAATTCCTTTATCTTGATCATGGTTTCAGGATCATCTTTATAAATCTCAACATGCACATGCTCGCACATCTCGTACCGGATAAAGTAAAGTGGGGATTTGTCCTGTCGCGCAATAATCGTAGCGCAGGGTTGCTCTATGTGCATGGTGTGGCCACCGTGCGAAGGATTGTAGATAAAGCCCTTTGCAGTTATCAATGCATGCTTATCATTTGCCAAAATTGAGCCCGCAGGTTGGGTGATGGACTGATGATTTCTATGTCCTGAATACTGCTTATCTAGCCAGTTAATTTGGACTTTCGTAAATCTATCCTTTGTGGTCAAAGTCCCAGCTGGTTGATCGATTGATTGAACATTTTCCCCATTCCCGTAATATTTTGTCAAAAAACAAGGTGTCACGGATACAAGGGATTCGTGGGGTATTGTGGTCAATGTTGGTGCCGGGCTATCGATTGAGGATATCTTTCCGAATGGGTTGCCGGAATAATTCTTAACCAAATATGAGGTTTGAACTAAACCTAATCTATTTTGGCATGCAATGGTGGGCAGTGGATCATCTGTTGATGGAGCGACAACTTTACCTTGTTTATTCATCGAATTATATTTTATGATGAAATTGTCTTTGCCGCCTGCAACTTCTTTGATTAACCCAGCATAAATGCGTTTCAACGTATTCTCAACCAACGGCTTTTTTCTGCCAAAAATGGATTCGCCTTCATCGTCAAAATCCAATAGATCCTTAACTGCATTCCATTTTTTTAAATCACTTCCGAATAATGTATTCGTGTTGCTTCCAGTTTTGGAGTGTGTAGGATCCGGCCATACAATGGGCAATCCTTTTTTTGCAAAACATCCGAATAATCGTAATCTTGAGGTGTAGGCACCGTAATCTGCTGAGTTCAGTTTCTTCCAATCGTCCCGGTACCCGAAGGATTTAATATGCTCCCTCCAGCGTAACCAATCTTTTCCTGAGTTCATGCTTATTGGTCGACCTTTCTTATCCAGTGGTCCCCATGACATAAACTCAACCACATTCTCGATCTGAACGTAATCTGGGTCAAGGGCAATAATATATCTGTCCAGGTGCTCTGCCAAAGTTCTGCTGTCAGCGTCACGGGACTGGCCACCTTTTGCCTTACTAAAATTTGTACATTCCAAAGATGCCCACAATACGACTTTAGCATTTGGATATAGAATCCGATATCGGTCTACAATTTCTTTTAATGGTTGGGGATCAAGCGTCCGGATGTCCTCTTCAAAATGATATACTTCCGGATGATTTTCCCAATGGCTCCGGATCGCCTTATGGTCATGGTTTACACATGCCGCAATTAAGGCTATGGGATTATTGTTGTGATCCTTAGCATTTGCAAATCCTGTTGTTGTTCCACCTGCGCCGCAGAATAGATCCACGACAATGTATCTAATAGCTTCGGGATTTCTCACTATTTGCGGGGTGAAAGGTTTGTGCTGGAGTATGAATGCGTTGATCATGGGACTTGGCATTTAGTTAATAGGTCGGATATTGTAATGCAAAGCTGTGTGTCAGGTATTGCAGGTTTTTCAATGTTTAATAAGTCAATTTGTATTTCCTCCAACATTTCAATAAGTTCCCTATTCTGTTTAATAAGTTCCTGTGTTTGGGACTGGGCATATCGTACCGTTAATTGTAACCACATGCCATCGTAACTTGACATTGTGCCGTATAAAGAGCGCAATAAAACAGGCCAGTTTAATACGTTGTTTTCTTTGGCTATTTCTTGCTGAATTTGAAAAATATTCTTACTCATATCCCATTAATTTTAAGCCTATTTCAACTCTTAATTCACGTATTATTTCGGCTATTTCATAGTATCCCATTGAATCATCTATATTTAATAGAATTTCTTCTAAAACACTGGAAGCACCTCCATACATATCTGTTAAAATACTATCTACAACTGCATCGACGTTTTCAGGTTCTATGTTGTCGATTAAGTTTCTTGCGGTTTCTCTTAGCTTTTTATCTAAGTTGTTTATCAGTTTCATAGCTTAACCTCCTTTTGTTTCAATTCCACCTTTACCGCGGTGTTTCCATGTTTTTTTATTTCCTTCCAAGGAATTAGAAATAACTTTTCAGCCCAAACAATTACTTCATGTCGCGTCCATCTAATGGAATCGATAACTATCGCGCCGTCATGCCATTTAAAAGCCCATAGTTGAAGTGTTTGAATGTTTTTTTCCATAGAATTATGCCTCGAATTTAAATCAGGTAAAATTCCTAGATACCAGAATGTTCCATCCGGAAATGATTTAACCGTCATATATGTAAATATTTTAGGTCCAATTGCGGTTTCTTGTAAAGCGTCCTCAGCTTCGCCATTTTGAGCAATATAAATTCCTTCTTTGAGCATGATATTACAATTTGAGACGACATAACCGCAGATAATGTGATAATATAATAGTTCATCAATTTCAATGGGTTTATCTCCCAGATATTTAATCAAATCCTCTTCTTGGTTTTGAC is a genomic window containing:
- a CDS encoding DNA cytosine methyltransferase encodes the protein MINAFILQHKPFTPQIVRNPEAIRYIVVDLFCGAGGTTTGFANAKDHNNNPIALIAACVNHDHKAIRSHWENHPEVYHFEEDIRTLDPQPLKEIVDRYRILYPNAKVVLWASLECTNFSKAKGGQSRDADSRTLAEHLDRYIIALDPDYVQIENVVEFMSWGPLDKKGRPISMNSGKDWLRWREHIKSFGYRDDWKKLNSADYGAYTSRLRLFGCFAKKGLPIVWPDPTHSKTGSNTNTLFGSDLKKWNAVKDLLDFDDEGESIFGRKKPLVENTLKRIYAGLIKEVAGGKDNFIIKYNSMNKQGKVVAPSTDDPLPTIACQNRLGLVQTSYLVKNYSGNPFGKISSIDSPAPTLTTIPHESLVSVTPCFLTKYYGNGENVQSIDQPAGTLTTKDRFTKVQINWLDKQYSGHRNHQSITQPAGSILANDKHALITAKGFIYNPSHGGHTMHIEQPCATIIARQDKSPLYFIRYEMCEHVHVEIYKDDPETMIKIKEFMAMYGISDIRMRMLKVSELKLIQGFPEDYKLYGNQSDQKKFIGNSVVPHVVQAWAECQGEELLKIAA
- a CDS encoding S49 family peptidase, whose amino-acid sequence is MQRKIEANWQHHLIDAILRGQFMLRPELAMGMGPQIQGIVNSNNVFQNNFQTLDNISIMAYEDDEEHNAEDIGDEGSKVIVLPVKGTMLKYGTLCTYGMVEIASYIKYFASKENVSAIVLDIDSGGGAVNAVPPLLDAIQFVKSLGKPIVAHCDAACSAAYWVASACDHIYCNNDVSSIFGSIGVMLSFLDMIPYYEKQGAKFHEIYADPSGDKNLAFQKVMKGDYAQIREEMLNPMALKFQNAVKANRGNALVLDTPGILSGATYAGEQSVRIGLADKIGTLKDAIDYASVQSWAPKN
- a CDS encoding YcbK family protein encodes the protein MSSKKGMVIAILAAAVQHGIKTDGDYLEFNASAPNFQLTENFKLHEFLTKNKANTFTRINANIIAELQLYRTEFGSAVRISSSYRSSAYNKSVNGATSSEHQLGNALDTYPLNGNIKGWKQTVKRNKKSGGIGYYKTFVHIDTGRTRTWNGS